A window of Sulfurimonas gotlandica GD1 contains these coding sequences:
- a CDS encoding c-type cytochrome, whose protein sequence is MKTINKVLLGLAVVGSLTVAAADGASLYNKCAACHGTTGEKKALGKSAVIKGWEATKTVEALNGYKAGTYGGAMKGLMKGQVNSLNDSQIEALAKYIEAQK, encoded by the coding sequence ATGAAAACAATTAATAAAGTGTTATTAGGTTTAGCGGTAGTAGGTTCATTGACAGTAGCAGCAGCAGACGGTGCAAGCCTATATAACAAATGTGCAGCATGTCATGGTACAACAGGTGAAAAAAAAGCTTTAGGTAAATCAGCAGTGATTAAAGGTTGGGAAGCTACAAAAACAGTTGAAGCTTTAAACGGATACAAAGCGGGAACTTATGGCGGAGCGATGAAAGGTTTAATGAAAGGTCAAGTTAATTCTTTAAATGATTCACAGATTGAAGCTTTAGCAAAATATATTGAAGCACAAAAATAG
- a CDS encoding carbon-nitrogen hydrolase family protein, protein METQIKENIELKYLSMDDYAELKEAMLLSYETMPDAYWKESQYQSLIDKFQEGQVIIKIDGEIAGCALSIIVKYDEFANHHTYKEITGNYSFDTHTDKGDILYGIDVFVKPKFRGLRLGRRLYDYRKELCEKLNLKGIAFGGRIPNYHKYENELSPKEYIEKVKRKEIHDPVLNFQISNDFHPSKILKGYLEGDEASGEFAVLLEWDNIYYEKPSKITSAKKKIVRLGLIQWQMRPYKNLAELIQQAEYFIDTVSGYRSDFALFPEFFNAPLMAENNHLSEPDAIRELAKHTHAIIQKFSEFAISYNINIISGSMPEIKDGHLYNVGYLCRRDGTIDRYEKIHVTPDEAKVWGMQGGHGIKTFDTDCGKIGILICYDSEFPELSRLLAEDGMDILFVPFLTDTQNGYSRVRHCSQARAIENECYVAIAGSVGNLPNVHNMDMQFAQSMVFTPCDFAFPTNGIKAEATPNTEMVLIADVDIDLLTELHEFGSVKNLKDRRKDIFEVKRTTK, encoded by the coding sequence ATGGAAACACAAATAAAAGAAAATATTGAGCTAAAATATCTAAGTATGGATGACTATGCTGAATTAAAAGAGGCCATGCTTTTATCTTATGAGACTATGCCTGATGCTTACTGGAAAGAGTCTCAATATCAATCTTTAATTGATAAATTTCAAGAGGGCCAGGTTATCATAAAGATAGATGGAGAAATAGCTGGATGTGCATTATCAATCATAGTAAAGTATGATGAATTCGCAAATCATCACACATATAAAGAAATTACTGGCAACTACTCTTTTGATACACATACAGATAAAGGAGATATACTTTATGGAATTGATGTATTTGTAAAACCTAAATTTAGAGGTCTTCGCTTAGGAAGACGTTTATATGATTACAGAAAAGAGTTATGTGAAAAACTTAATCTAAAAGGGATAGCTTTTGGTGGAAGAATTCCAAATTATCATAAATATGAAAATGAGCTTTCACCAAAAGAGTATATTGAAAAAGTAAAAAGAAAGGAGATTCATGATCCTGTTCTCAATTTTCAAATATCTAATGATTTTCACCCATCAAAAATTTTAAAAGGATATTTAGAAGGTGATGAAGCATCTGGAGAGTTTGCAGTTTTACTTGAATGGGATAATATTTATTATGAAAAACCAAGTAAAATAACTTCGGCAAAGAAAAAAATAGTTCGTCTAGGTTTAATCCAATGGCAGATGAGACCTTATAAAAACTTGGCAGAGTTAATTCAGCAAGCTGAATATTTCATAGATACAGTTTCAGGTTACCGTTCAGACTTTGCTCTTTTCCCAGAGTTTTTCAATGCACCATTGATGGCTGAAAACAATCATCTATCAGAACCTGATGCAATTAGAGAGTTAGCAAAACATACGCATGCTATCATTCAAAAATTTTCAGAGTTTGCTATATCTTACAACATTAATATCATCTCAGGTAGTATGCCTGAGATAAAAGATGGGCATTTATATAATGTCGGATATTTGTGCAGAAGAGACGGCACAATAGACCGTTATGAGAAAATACATGTAACGCCTGATGAGGCAAAAGTATGGGGAATGCAAGGTGGACATGGAATAAAAACATTTGATACGGACTGCGGAAAAATAGGAATTCTTATCTGTTATGATTCTGAATTCCCAGAACTCAGTAGACTGCTTGCAGAAGATGGAATGGATATTTTATTTGTTCCATTTTTAACAGACACTCAAAACGGATATTCAAGAGTAAGACATTGCTCTCAAGCAAGAGCGATTGAGAACGAATGTTATGTTGCCATTGCAGGAAGTGTAGGCAATCTTCCAAATGTTCACAACATGGATATGCAGTTTGCACAGTCTATGGTATTTACACCTTGTGATTTTGCTTTCCCGACAAATGGAATAAAAGCAGAAGCAACACCAAATACAGAAATGGTTTTAATAGCTGATGTTGACATAGACCTCTTAACTGAACTACATGAATTTGGTAGTGTTAAAAACTTAAAAGACAGAAGAAAAGATATATTTGAAGTAAAGAGAACAACTAAATAA
- a CDS encoding Fic family protein, which translates to MNFTPTAPTDIKGNIDSSLLQKADKLLLEAAKLEGSHTPQILQAVKNLLYTVNSYYSNKIESEGTHIIDIERAMQQEYSQDTKKRNLQILSLTHIAVQKECEEYFKTNPSASAYDKEFILGTHKSFYSKEGMEPFLDVTHDGMQDRIAPGAIRKRDVKVGNYIAPSADKLDSMMNEFEHLYNKSLVSNDAVKLIHILASHHRLMWIHPFLDGNGRTARLALDGAFASIKMSGYGLWNISRGLARNSTEYKDNLSYADMPRQGERDGRGALSSNALAQYVNFMLDISLDQVAYMNKHLKLNALTSKIELYVQRVNDGLLDIEPLPKHSEKIFKYLLLSGECARGKIPEIIGMKERTASRLISELLKRNFIESDTKAGAIRLKIGASMASYLFPMLVPEKD; encoded by the coding sequence ATGAACTTTACACCAACAGCACCAACTGATATAAAAGGTAATATAGATTCGTCTCTTTTGCAAAAAGCAGATAAGTTATTATTAGAAGCTGCTAAACTTGAAGGTTCCCATACTCCTCAGATACTCCAAGCCGTTAAAAATCTTTTATATACAGTTAATAGCTACTACTCAAATAAGATAGAGTCTGAAGGTACTCATATTATTGATATAGAAAGAGCAATGCAACAGGAATATTCCCAAGATACTAAAAAAAGAAACTTACAGATACTATCACTTACTCATATAGCAGTTCAAAAAGAGTGTGAAGAATATTTTAAAACAAATCCATCTGCATCAGCATATGACAAAGAATTTATACTAGGTACCCATAAGAGTTTTTATTCTAAAGAGGGTATGGAGCCTTTTTTAGATGTTACTCATGATGGTATGCAAGATAGGATAGCCCCTGGTGCTATTAGAAAAAGAGATGTTAAAGTAGGAAATTATATAGCACCAAGTGCAGATAAACTTGATAGCATGATGAATGAGTTTGAACACCTTTATAATAAATCTTTAGTCTCCAATGATGCAGTGAAACTTATTCATATATTAGCATCTCACCATAGGTTGATGTGGATACACCCTTTTTTAGATGGAAATGGAAGAACGGCTAGGTTGGCATTAGATGGAGCGTTTGCTAGTATTAAAATGAGTGGATATGGTTTATGGAATATTTCTCGTGGACTTGCAAGAAATTCTACTGAATATAAAGATAACCTTTCCTATGCTGATATGCCACGACAAGGTGAGAGAGATGGAAGAGGTGCTTTATCTTCCAATGCGTTGGCACAATATGTAAACTTTATGTTAGATATCTCGTTAGATCAAGTAGCGTATATGAATAAGCACCTAAAATTAAATGCTCTTACATCAAAAATAGAGCTATATGTACAAAGGGTAAATGACGGTTTGCTTGATATTGAACCTTTACCCAAGCACAGTGAAAAGATATTTAAATATTTACTACTTAGTGGTGAGTGTGCAAGAGGAAAAATTCCTGAGATTATAGGAATGAAAGAAAGAACAGCTTCAAGGTTGATATCAGAACTCTTAAAAAGAAACTTTATAGAGTCTGATACTAAAGCAGGAGCAATAAGACTTAAAATAGGTGCGTCTATGGCATCGTATCTATTTCCGATGCTTGTACCTGAGAAGGATTGA
- a CDS encoding caspase family protein — translation MKLLLLLFFFFGDLFAYSDVIFELDTKAHTSELKDIIITKDKDIITASKDTTIRVWDSNGKLKKKILGQIDTVIEGRVYTIALSYDERYLAVGGYMSEKGTAGVGNIRIYDYQTGKLLTLLKSHKDVVLSLDFSPDGKYLVSASGDKTTKIWNIKDNFILEDTIAFHLNPVRAVKIVKNNGDYLVVSGSDDEQIAMYSLNQRKVINSVKTEAWIFGLAASDEHIAATNGKNGIMIYDYKLNLVKNIVTKTQPTKLAYSKNGKYLISGCFNFPIEVNIYKAKARYIKKKSYNHHYNAVVNVGFLDDETAITVGAEKNEIYIWNINTGKIINKIIGDGQPIFSLGIKSNKIAWGNSDCKIVNCKKLEKSIDIEKYKIKRSLLKSDDFNTIKVDNGIYSLQLTSGDVGKVKDVIGAKLIIKKDNKEVGYILKTEVDGFVHKSYGWYKNYVISGGGGGALNIYNINGYRIASLHGHTGDILSLALDRDRLISAGTDQTIKIWDLSEIKDSSRELKINEEYISIIMNKYKISKENVLVQAKKLNDTNIYLKPKIQKIYPTLTLFISKDNEYIAYTNEGFFTASKNGGQYIGYHINHGPNKEAEYVTVDALYSTFYRPDLIQKALAGESLEKYAKNINIQKLLEDGLAPEVHILSSATKTDKQDMDLKVQVCPKAKGGYDNLTLLINDMPVSVIDTSRALKLKKKSQRDDCFIYDQTISLAGGKNTIGFRATNKAGNIESKPDYLEVTFDDTNLKKKVRSKLEQISGSQNVNDLHILAIAVNEYKDKDLALKYSINDATEMLKTIQDVAKPLFNKVHTYKLLDKEVTKENIKQAFKDIKSTREDVFLLYIAGHGITDEYNGNYYYIPYDFEDKDNTSAVQVQGVGQKDLMLGLSNITALKSLVLLDTCNSGSFVEANMQKTTTNRLARATGRATISASSKSQVALEGYEGHGVFTYTLIEALKGKGYKDDKKITINELNDYVEETLPDRTDKKWGYRQMPQSSMYGVDFNIGAK, via the coding sequence ATGAAATTACTTTTACTTTTATTTTTCTTTTTTGGAGATCTATTTGCTTATAGCGATGTTATATTTGAATTAGATACAAAAGCGCATACAAGTGAACTTAAAGATATCATCATTACTAAAGATAAAGACATTATTACTGCTTCAAAAGACACAACAATTAGGGTTTGGGATTCAAATGGAAAGTTAAAAAAAAAAATATTGGGACAAATTGATACCGTAATAGAAGGTAGAGTATATACGATAGCGTTAAGTTATGATGAAAGATATCTAGCGGTTGGTGGATATATGTCAGAAAAAGGGACTGCTGGAGTTGGTAATATACGAATCTATGATTATCAAACAGGTAAACTCTTAACATTACTTAAATCACATAAAGATGTTGTTTTATCATTGGACTTTAGCCCTGATGGGAAATATTTAGTTTCTGCTTCTGGTGATAAAACAACTAAAATATGGAACATAAAAGACAATTTCATATTAGAAGATACTATCGCATTTCATCTAAATCCAGTTAGAGCAGTTAAAATAGTAAAAAACAATGGTGATTATTTAGTTGTATCAGGCAGTGATGATGAGCAAATAGCCATGTATAGTTTAAATCAAAGAAAAGTCATAAATAGTGTTAAAACGGAGGCTTGGATATTTGGACTAGCAGCTTCTGATGAACATATAGCAGCAACAAATGGTAAAAATGGAATAATGATATATGACTACAAGTTAAATCTTGTAAAAAATATAGTCACTAAAACTCAACCTACCAAACTTGCCTATTCAAAAAATGGAAAATATTTAATATCTGGATGTTTTAATTTTCCAATAGAAGTAAATATTTATAAAGCAAAAGCACGCTACATAAAGAAAAAATCTTATAATCATCACTATAATGCAGTTGTGAATGTAGGATTCCTTGATGATGAAACTGCAATTACTGTCGGGGCTGAAAAAAATGAAATTTATATATGGAATATAAATACAGGTAAGATAATTAATAAGATAATCGGAGATGGGCAACCAATTTTCAGTCTAGGAATTAAATCAAATAAAATTGCATGGGGAAATAGTGATTGTAAAATTGTAAATTGTAAAAAACTTGAAAAAAGTATAGATATTGAAAAATATAAAATTAAAAGAAGTTTATTAAAGAGTGATGATTTTAATACCATTAAAGTTGACAATGGTATTTATTCTTTACAATTAACAAGCGGTGATGTAGGCAAGGTAAAAGATGTAATAGGTGCAAAACTGATAATTAAAAAAGACAATAAAGAAGTTGGGTATATTTTAAAAACAGAAGTAGATGGTTTTGTACATAAAAGTTATGGATGGTATAAAAATTATGTTATTAGTGGTGGAGGGGGAGGAGCCTTAAATATTTACAATATAAATGGTTATAGAATAGCTTCTCTCCATGGTCACACTGGTGATATATTATCTTTAGCCTTAGATAGAGATAGGCTTATAAGTGCAGGAACAGACCAAACAATAAAAATTTGGGATTTGTCTGAAATAAAAGATAGTAGTAGAGAATTAAAAATTAATGAAGAATATATATCTATTATTATGAATAAGTATAAAATATCAAAAGAGAATGTTTTAGTACAGGCTAAAAAGTTAAATGATACCAATATTTACTTAAAACCAAAAATACAAAAAATTTACCCAACACTAACCCTTTTTATCTCAAAAGACAACGAATACATAGCCTACACAAACGAAGGTTTCTTCACCGCTTCAAAAAATGGTGGACAATACATAGGTTATCATATTAATCATGGACCAAATAAAGAAGCAGAATATGTAACAGTGGATGCACTTTACTCAACATTCTACAGACCAGACCTTATCCAAAAAGCCTTAGCAGGTGAAAGTCTAGAAAAGTATGCTAAAAATATCAACATCCAAAAACTTTTAGAAGATGGTCTAGCACCAGAAGTACATATTCTCTCAAGTGCTACAAAGACTGATAAACAAGATATGGATTTAAAAGTTCAAGTATGTCCAAAAGCAAAAGGTGGTTACGATAATCTTACTCTGCTCATAAACGATATGCCAGTATCAGTAATAGATACATCTCGTGCGTTAAAACTAAAAAAGAAATCTCAACGAGATGATTGTTTTATCTATGATCAGACTATCTCTTTAGCAGGTGGTAAAAACACAATTGGCTTTCGTGCTACTAATAAAGCTGGAAATATAGAATCTAAACCTGACTATTTAGAAGTAACATTTGATGACACAAACCTAAAAAAGAAAGTAAGAAGCAAACTTGAACAAATCTCAGGTTCTCAGAATGTAAATGATTTACATATACTAGCCATAGCTGTCAATGAATACAAAGATAAAGACTTAGCACTAAAGTACTCGATTAATGATGCTACAGAGATGTTAAAGACTATTCAAGATGTAGCTAAACCTCTTTTTAACAAAGTGCATACATATAAACTCTTAGATAAAGAAGTGACTAAAGAAAATATTAAACAAGCCTTTAAAGATATCAAGTCAACTCGTGAAGATGTATTCTTGCTTTATATTGCAGGGCATGGTATAACAGATGAATATAATGGTAACTATTACTATATTCCTTATGACTTTGAAGATAAAGATAATACATCAGCAGTACAGGTTCAAGGCGTAGGTCAAAAAGATTTAATGCTTGGACTATCAAATATAACCGCTCTAAAGTCACTTGTTCTCTTAGATACATGTAACTCAGGCTCATTCGTAGAAGCTAATATGCAAAAGACTACAACCAATAGACTTGCTCGTGCAACAGGAAGAGCAACTATAAGTGCAAGTAGTAAAAGTCAAGTTGCACTTGAGGGTTATGAAGGTCATGGAGTATTTACATATACATTGATTGAAGCACTTAAAGGTAAGGGTTATAAAGATGATAAAAAAATAACTATTAATGAACTTAATGATTATGTAGAAGAGACTTTACCAGACAGAACAGATAAAAAGTGGGGATACAGACAAATGCCTCAAAGTTCTATGTATGGTGTTGATTTTAATATTGGGGCTAAATAG
- a CDS encoding tetratricopeptide repeat protein, with amino-acid sequence MKIYLLILGIFFSLTLHADNMQEANLAYDNGNYKKAYELWLPYAEKREIRAMHNIGTMSLKGQGITANDYEAFKWYSMAAEAGLAESQYALGLLYKSGEGTNKDLSEAFRLFYKAAKQDVIEAQVELAIMYNDGYYFNEGFKLLKKAADQGSAKAQYKLTMSYCFGLGTDKNLKEALFWAEQTKDSGLFSQEIIDKLWKTCKL; translated from the coding sequence ATGAAAATATATTTATTAATACTTGGGATTTTTTTTAGTTTAACTTTACATGCGGATAATATGCAAGAAGCAAATCTTGCATATGACAATGGTAATTATAAGAAGGCCTATGAACTATGGTTGCCATATGCTGAGAAAAGAGAAATCAGAGCAATGCACAATATAGGAACTATGTCTTTAAAAGGACAAGGTATAACTGCTAATGATTATGAAGCTTTTAAATGGTACAGCATGGCTGCTGAAGCTGGTCTAGCTGAATCACAATATGCATTAGGTTTATTATACAAGTCAGGAGAAGGAACTAATAAAGATTTATCAGAAGCTTTTAGATTATTTTATAAAGCTGCGAAACAGGATGTTATTGAAGCACAGGTTGAACTTGCAATTATGTATAACGATGGATACTATTTTAATGAAGGATTTAAGTTATTAAAAAAAGCAGCAGATCAAGGTAGTGCAAAAGCTCAATATAAGTTAACAATGTCATATTGTTTTGGTTTAGGTACAGATAAAAATTTAAAAGAAGCTCTTTTCTGGGCAGAACAAACTAAAGATAGTGGTTTATTTAGTCAAGAAATCATAGATAAACTTTGGAAAACATGCAAACTATAA
- a CDS encoding tetratricopeptide repeat protein, which yields MKKLILLTVILSGFLLANDLNKGLDYYNKGDFKSAFDIWKKLADEGDSTAQKNVSYMYQEGQYVQKDNLKAVEWMKKSASLGNSSAHRELGYMYQVGTGVEKNIHKAIDWYTIAADEGNVQAMTDLGTVYYNGLGVAQNDSMAAIWWEKAAEAGQEESVNNTMLSYCYPIGRKQDLKKCAYWAKISRKNGFNVDNIWNEYQLSKYE from the coding sequence ATGAAAAAGTTAATTTTATTAACAGTCATCTTATCAGGATTTTTGTTGGCAAATGACCTAAACAAGGGTTTAGATTACTATAATAAAGGTGATTTCAAATCAGCCTTTGATATTTGGAAAAAGCTTGCAGATGAGGGTGATAGTACAGCACAAAAGAATGTGTCTTATATGTATCAGGAAGGTCAATATGTACAAAAGGATAATCTAAAAGCTGTTGAATGGATGAAAAAATCAGCTTCGCTTGGTAATTCATCAGCTCATAGAGAGTTAGGATATATGTATCAAGTTGGCACTGGTGTTGAGAAGAATATTCATAAAGCAATTGATTGGTACACTATTGCTGCTGATGAGGGAAATGTACAAGCTATGACAGATCTTGGAACTGTTTATTACAATGGTCTTGGTGTAGCTCAAAATGATAGTATGGCAGCAATATGGTGGGAAAAAGCAGCCGAAGCAGGTCAAGAAGAATCTGTAAACAATACAATGCTTAGTTATTGCTATCCCATTGGAAGAAAACAAGATTTAAAAAAGTGTGCTTATTGGGCAAAAATTAGCCGTAAGAATGGATTTAACGTTGATAATATTTGGAATGAATATCAACTCTCGAAATATGAATAA
- a CDS encoding caspase family protein yields MFKFLVSLVFVLSFMVGDVIADENQIGKPFVQSQHANSIIYSSFSKLHNIYITGAQDRSMKLWDANTLRLIKTLPINSNGDHIISSDGDWLITSNGYKGINLINLSTGKIINHKTKQIGDIRSIAMSKNNELIATCLWNYGNDRQDAIEIFDIKQEKVINVLDAKCPSDFQRNMIFKDNDHLLQFGQDAGIFTEITVSDGKKEIKEKKIGVGSFLGLSENLQYAFFDESNTISMYDLENNKFFKTFKFKGSIVAFRDLSCDLTNNIFAVLGYGKILFWDIRTEKLIKTLKVSKYTSTIKLIPDKDFFLIDEASIIKKYALKTFKEEKLQRTIETVPRYSFFINKKLVVKQNQESFELWNLDEGKRISYVKNKSDGLELSPDKKQLMTHSKNDIILWDLEGKNKILPLNVEGEIKEISYTKGKSNVLTLVSRTRKNHKYILTSWDIKKSKVLQKKILNYVRLYSDSIAMETQRQPEGTDIKIYNTSNNFKEKIIHINNQEFLKSVSQDSKKLLIYGDNSILIDLESNQTQKLSFSPSLYDGKTFGIKRATHVFLNHDNTIIALTSDGNVEIYDVKNNNFIHKINVSDTQISHVSFSDDDKKIIALKRGAVKVFDIASEKELLSLTSFDDGEWISMTPEGYFNASPNAAKHLNILIGPMKVSSIDQYYETFFRPDIVASVMSEDKNIQYATAKPTLKLSEVKPAPEVAIIDTKKSIDSEELQVTLKITPSSGGIGQIRLYLDGVLVKTDGDRGLQKKQDKNVVLKTYTLKLPKGEHTVKAIVYNEENTMASREDILAVVSTFNPITKPNIYAVVVGINEYKNPSISLKYAVADAELFAQTIKDKTKGLYSNVKVELLTSKDQTSKENITKTLKALENISPNDLFIFFVASHGMVEDAKYHMITSNVGALSSRGIEKEAISQNALRDMIANIPTTKKFIVLDTCNSGALGQAIEVALLTRGLNETTAMKVLSRAVGSTIISASSSSQEALEGYKGHGLLTYVLAEGLKGNADSDRDGYIKTLEIANFVEDTVPEIAEKEFKRAQYPFVSPLGQGFPLVKVK; encoded by the coding sequence ATGTTTAAATTTCTCGTTAGTTTAGTTTTTGTTTTGAGTTTTATGGTTGGTGATGTAATTGCTGATGAAAATCAAATTGGAAAACCCTTTGTGCAATCACAGCATGCTAATAGCATAATTTATAGCTCATTCAGTAAACTGCACAATATATATATAACTGGAGCACAAGATAGATCAATGAAGTTATGGGATGCCAATACATTAAGGCTTATCAAGACATTACCAATAAACTCTAATGGCGACCATATCATCTCAAGTGATGGAGATTGGTTAATTACTTCAAATGGATATAAAGGAATAAATCTTATTAATTTAAGTACGGGAAAAATAATAAATCATAAGACAAAGCAAATTGGTGACATACGCTCAATAGCTATGAGTAAAAATAATGAACTAATAGCTACATGCCTTTGGAATTATGGAAATGATAGACAAGATGCAATTGAAATATTTGATATAAAACAAGAAAAGGTAATTAACGTTTTAGATGCAAAATGCCCTTCAGACTTTCAAAGGAATATGATTTTTAAAGATAATGATCATTTACTTCAATTTGGTCAAGATGCAGGAATTTTTACAGAAATTACAGTCAGTGACGGAAAAAAAGAAATAAAAGAAAAAAAAATAGGGGTAGGAAGCTTTTTGGGATTAAGCGAAAATCTCCAATATGCTTTTTTTGATGAAAGTAACACTATAAGTATGTATGATTTGGAAAATAATAAATTTTTTAAAACTTTTAAATTTAAAGGTTCTATAGTTGCTTTTAGAGATTTGAGTTGTGACTTGACAAATAATATTTTTGCTGTACTTGGCTATGGAAAAATTCTATTTTGGGATATACGTACAGAAAAATTAATAAAAACACTTAAGGTATCGAAATATACATCTACAATAAAACTTATCCCCGATAAAGATTTTTTTCTTATTGATGAGGCAAGTATCATTAAAAAATATGCTCTAAAAACATTTAAAGAGGAAAAATTACAAAGAACAATTGAAACAGTACCTAGGTACTCATTTTTTATTAATAAAAAACTAGTAGTTAAACAAAATCAGGAAAGTTTTGAGCTTTGGAATCTTGATGAAGGAAAGAGAATAAGTTATGTAAAAAACAAGTCTGATGGCTTAGAGTTAAGCCCTGATAAAAAACAATTAATGACTCATTCTAAGAACGATATAATCCTTTGGGATTTAGAAGGTAAGAATAAAATATTACCATTGAATGTAGAAGGGGAAATTAAAGAGATAAGTTACACTAAAGGTAAAAGTAATGTTCTAACACTTGTCTCGCGTACGCGTAAAAATCATAAATATATACTAACATCATGGGATATCAAAAAATCCAAAGTACTACAAAAAAAAATATTAAATTATGTACGTCTTTATTCAGATAGTATTGCTATGGAAACACAACGGCAACCTGAAGGGACAGATATTAAAATTTACAATACCAGTAATAATTTTAAAGAAAAAATCATTCATATAAATAATCAAGAGTTCCTTAAATCCGTAAGTCAAGATTCAAAGAAGCTTCTTATCTATGGAGATAATTCAATATTAATTGATTTGGAATCTAATCAGACACAAAAATTGAGTTTTTCACCTAGCTTATATGATGGTAAAACTTTTGGAATAAAAAGGGCTACCCATGTATTTTTAAATCATGACAACACTATTATTGCATTAACAAGTGATGGAAATGTTGAAATTTATGATGTGAAAAATAATAATTTTATTCATAAAATAAATGTGTCAGATACACAAATTAGTCATGTTAGCTTCAGTGATGATGATAAAAAAATCATAGCACTGAAGCGCGGAGCTGTTAAAGTTTTTGATATTGCATCAGAAAAAGAACTCTTGTCATTGACATCATTTGACGATGGCGAATGGATTTCAATGACTCCAGAAGGCTATTTCAACGCTTCACCAAACGCAGCCAAACACCTAAACATCCTAATAGGACCAATGAAAGTAAGCTCAATAGACCAATACTATGAAACATTCTTCAGACCAGATATAGTAGCATCAGTTATGAGTGAAGATAAAAACATTCAATATGCAACAGCTAAACCAACGCTAAAATTAAGCGAGGTCAAACCAGCTCCAGAAGTAGCCATAATCGACACTAAAAAATCTATTGATTCAGAAGAACTACAAGTAACTCTGAAAATAACTCCAAGCTCAGGAGGAATCGGTCAAATAAGACTTTATCTTGATGGTGTTCTTGTAAAAACAGATGGAGACCGTGGACTTCAAAAGAAACAAGATAAAAATGTAGTTTTAAAAACATACACGCTTAAACTTCCAAAAGGTGAACACACTGTAAAAGCTATAGTCTATAACGAAGAAAATACTATGGCTTCACGTGAAGATATTTTAGCTGTAGTTTCAACTTTTAACCCGATAACTAAACCAAATATCTATGCAGTAGTTGTTGGAATAAATGAGTACAAAAACCCAAGCATATCTTTAAAATATGCAGTGGCAGATGCGGAGCTTTTCGCACAAACTATAAAAGATAAAACTAAAGGTCTTTATAGTAATGTCAAAGTAGAACTGCTTACTTCCAAAGATCAGACTTCAAAAGAGAACATAACTAAAACTCTAAAAGCATTAGAGAACATATCTCCAAATGATTTGTTTATATTCTTTGTAGCAAGTCACGGAATGGTTGAAGATGCAAAATACCATATGATAACTTCAAATGTAGGAGCCCTCTCAAGTAGAGGTATAGAAAAAGAAGCTATCTCTCAAAATGCTCTAAGAGATATGATTGCTAATATCCCAACTACTAAAAAGTTTATTGTTCTTGATACTTGTAACTCAGGTGCTTTAGGTCAAGCTATAGAAGTTGCACTTTTAACTCGTGGACTGAATGAGACAACAGCTATGAAAGTACTAAGCCGTGCAGTTGGAAGTACAATCATCTCAGCTTCATCTTCTTCTCAAGAAGCACTAGAAGGTTATAAAGGTCATGGATTACTTACATATGTTCTTGCAGAGGGACTAAAAGGTAATGCAGACAGTGACAGAGATGGCTATATAAAAACACTTGAAATCGCAAACTTCGTAGAAGACACAGTTCCAGAGATTGCAGAGAAAGAGTTTAAACGTGCTCAATATCCGTTTGTGTCTCCGTTAGGTCAGGGGTTTCCTTTGGTGAAAGTAAAATAG
- a CDS encoding CZB domain-containing protein, with protein sequence MVLSKLDHLLFKANGYKTVFTGEATGHFASDNECRLGKWYFEGTGKEKFGKCTSYSKMSTPHKLVHDSIKKAVDCVQKGTCTEESQNVMTYFNDAEKASIQVIESLNAMLNEEKQLRHK encoded by the coding sequence ATGGTTCTAAGCAAGTTAGACCATCTGTTATTTAAAGCAAATGGATATAAAACAGTATTTACTGGTGAAGCTACTGGGCATTTCGCTTCTGATAATGAGTGTAGACTTGGTAAATGGTACTTTGAGGGAACTGGTAAAGAGAAGTTTGGTAAATGTACAAGTTACTCTAAAATGTCCACTCCACATAAACTAGTACATGATAGCATCAAAAAAGCTGTTGATTGTGTTCAAAAAGGGACTTGTACAGAGGAGTCTCAAAATGTTATGACTTATTTTAATGATGCAGAAAAAGCTTCTATACAAGTAATTGAGAGTCTCAATGCTATGCTTAATGAAGAAAAACAGCTTAGACACAAATAG